TCATCCCCCTTTTTGGCCTCGTTGGGATACTAGTTATGGCCTTCCAAAGTGCCTGGGTGACCCGGCAGGAAGCAGGAGACAAAAACATGTCTGAACTCGCAGGTTATATAGCAGACGGTGCTATGGCCTTTTTGAAAGCAGAATGGAAAGTACTCAGTTATTTTGTGATCATCGCCGGTATTTTACTCGCCTGGTCAGGGACACTTACCGGCACTGCTGCCAGCCCAATTCACTCCAGTCCCATTATAGCTGTAGCCTTTCTCATTGGCGCAGTATTTTCGGCCTTCGCAGGCTATTTAGGAATGCGCATCGCAACAAAGGCCAATGTCAGAACCACACAGGCAGCCAGAACAAGCTTGGCGCAAGCACTAAAAGTTTCCTTCAGAGGAGGGACAGTTATGGGATTTGGTGTTGCAGGCCTGGCCATTCTCGGCCTCGGCACCCTGTTCATCATTCTTTACCACACCTTTGTACATCCCGGATCTCCGGAATCTTCAGCAGAATTAAAAAAGACTATTGAAGTACTTGCAGGTTTCTCCCTGGGTGCAGAAAGTATTGCCCTTTTTGCCAGAGTTGGCGGAGGGATTTATACCAAAGCAGCAGACGTTGGAGCCGATCTGGTAGGAAAAGTAGAAGCAGGAATCCCCGAAGATGACGTACGTAACCCCGCAACCATTGCAGATAACGTAGGAGATAACGTGGGTGACGTAGCCGGTATGGGCGCAGATTTATTCGGCTCTTACGTAGCTACAATCTTAGCTACCATGGTATTAGGACAGGAAATCGTTTCTGAAGACCTGTTCGGAGGTATGGCCCCAGTACTTTTACCTATGCTGATTGCAGGACTAGGATTAATCTTTTCAATCGTAGCCTCCCTGTTTGTTAAAATCAAGAAAGAAACAGATAGCGTACAAAGCGCGTTAAACATCGGGAACTGGCTATCTATCATATTAACCGCAATCGCCTCTTACTTTGCCGTTCGCTGGTTGTTGCCTCCGGTGATGTCAATCCGCGGATTTGAATTCACTCAGATGTCCGTTTATTACGCGATACTAATCGGCTTAGCGGTTGGTACACTCATGAGCCTGATTACAGAATACTATACTGCAATGGGTAACCGTCCCGTAAACTCAATTATTCAGCAATCCTCTACAGGTCATGCGACCAATATCATTGGCGGACTTTCTGTAGGTATGGAATCCACAGTATTACCTATCCTGGTACTCGCTGCCGGAATATATACCTCTTATTCCTTTGCAGGCTTCTATGGCGTCGCTATTGCCGCAGCCGGGATGATGGCCACTACAGCTATGCAGCTCGCTATTGATGCTTTTGGGCCAATTGCTGATAACGCAGGAGGAATAGCAGAAATGAGCGGATTACCAAAAGAAGTCAGAGAACGTACAGACATGCTTGACGCCGTAGGGAATACCACCGCAGCTACCGGAAAAGGATTTGCAATTGCCTCAGCAGCATTAACTTCTCTTGCATTGTTTGCTGCCTTCGCAGGAATTTCAGGCATCACTTCTATTGACATCTATAAAGCAAATGTATTAGCAGGCCTGTTCGTAGGCGGCATGATTCCTTTCATCTTCTCGTCACTTTGTATTGCCGCAGTAGGCCGGGCAGCGATGGCCATGGTACAAGAAGTGAGAAGACAGTTTAAAGAAATTCCGGGGATTATGGAATATAAAGCTAAACCGGAATATGAAAAATGCGTTGCCATTTCTACCGAAGCCTCTATTCGTGAAATGATGCTTCCCGGAGCCATTGCCTTAATCGTACCCGTTATTGTTGGTTTTACTTTTGGCCCCGAAGTACTCGGAGGCCTGCTTGCCGGTGTAACCGTTTCGGGCGTTTTGATGGGGATTTTCCAATCCAATGCCGGCGGTGCATGGGATAACGCGAAGAAATCCTTTGAAAAAGGAGTGATGATCGAAGGCAAAATGGAATATAAAGGATCAGATCCGCATAAAGCATCTGTAACCGGCGATACCGTAGGAGATCCATTCAAAGATACTTCAGGTCCATCCATGAATATCCTGATCAAACTCATGTCTATCGTTTCACTGATCATAGCCCCGCATATTGCCGTAGGGATCAGTAACCCCGGTACAACAGAGATCAGAAAAGAAATACAAATCAGTAAATCGACTGACTCCAAAGGAAAAATCAAGATCGATACCGTTAAAAATGTGACAGATACCCTGATTCATCCCTAGTCCATCCATATATTGTTCTGAATAAAAGGGATTTTCAAAATAAATCCCTTTTATTTTTAAATATATTTTAATTAGGTTTGGTCTTGAACTAACCCATAAAAAAACAAACAACCAAACTTACTATGTTATTTAAAAAATCTATCCCACAACTATTGGCTGAAGCGAATGAGAGTGGCGAGGGCACTTTAAAGCGTACCCTAACCAGTTTCAACCTGGTAGCCTTAGGTGTCGGTGCTATTATTGGTGCAGGATTATTCTCCCTTACAGGTATCGCATCGGCAGATAATGCCGGACCTGCGGTAATCCTATCCTTCATCATTGCCGCAATTGGTTGTGGATTTGCAGGTCTTTGTTATGCAGAATTTGCTTCGATGATCCCAGTTGCAGGTAGTGCCTATACGTACTCTTATGCCACTATGGGAGAATTTATGGCCTGGATTATCGGATGGGATTTAGTTCTTGAATATGCATTAGGTTCAGCTACAGTCGCCTCCAGCTGGTCGCAATACTTCTCTCAATTCCTGCTGGAATTTGGCATTCATTTCCCCACGAGCCTGTTACACGGACCATGGGAAGGTGGAATTGTCAACCTGCCAGCAATTATAATTGTTTGTTTATTATCCTTACTGCTGATGAGGGGTACCAAAGATTCTTCCTCTGTCAATAATGTATTGGTTATTGTAAAAGTTTCTGTAGTCCTGATCTTTATTGTTTTAGGATGGAGCTTTATCAACCCAGCCAATCACCACCCGTTTATCCCGGTTAACCCAGGTGAAGAAGCTGTTAAAGCAGGCACTAAAGGTTTCTTTGAATTCTTTGCCAGTGATGACTTCGGGCACTTCGGTATAAGTGGAATTTTGCGTGGTGCAGGTGTTGTGTTCTTTGCTTTTATCGGTTTTGATGCCGTAAGTACAGCAGCCCAGGAAGCTAAAAACCCACAAAAAGGAATGCCAATTGGTATTATCGGTTCATTGATTGTATGTACCTTATTATATGTACTGTTCTCTTATGTGATGACAGGACTGGAAAACTACACCAAATTTGCAGGTGATGCCAAACCAGTTGCTACGGCCTTCGCGCAAACAGGTTACACCTTCTTAAACCGCTTTTTAATGATTGCGATTCTTGCTGGTTACACCTCGGTAATCCTGGTACTGCTCTTAGGACAAAGCCGTGTGTTCTACAGTATGAGTAAAGATGGGTTATTGCCTAAAGTATTCTCAGACCTTCACCCTAAAAATCAGACTCCGTGGAAAACCAACCTGGCATTCATGATCTTCGTTAGTATTTTTGCAGGCTTTGTGCCGGTTTCAGACTTAGGTCACATGGTGAGTATCGGTACTTTATTTGCTTTCTCATTAGTTTGTATCGGCGTATTGATCTTAAGAAAAACAGATCCTGAACTGGACAGACCTTTCCGTACTCCATGGGTTCCATTTGTTCCTGTTATGGGTATTATTGTTTGTGTACTCATGATGGCTTCGCTACCAATTGTAAGCTGGGAACGTTTAGCAATCTGGATGGCCTTAGGTGTAATCATTTACATGGCCTATAGTAAAAAACACAGTAAAATCAGAAATGCGTACAAAGGATAAATATTTTATGTAGGTGACAGACACAAGGTTAATCCTTGATTGCTCCATATATTATATTGAATAAAAGGGATTTTCAACGAGAATCCCTTTTATTTTTAAATATATTTTAATTAGGTTTGAAATTGAATTAACCCTATCCTAAAAACAAAAAAACTTAAAACTATCCTTTAACTTATGTTATTTAAAAAATCTATCCCACAACTATTAGCTGAGGCAAATGAAAGTGGTGAGGGTACGCTAAAACGTTCTTTAACCAGTTTCAACTTAGTTGCCTTAGGCGTTGGTGCTATTATTGGTGCAGGATTATTCTCCCTTACAGGTATCGCAGCAGCAGATAATGCTGGCCCTGCGGTAATACTATCCTTCATCATCGCCGCAGTTGGTTGTGGATTTGCAGGTCTTTGCTATGCAGAATTTGCTTCGATGATTCCTGTTGCCGGCAGTGCTTATACTTATTCCTATGCCACTATGGGAGAATTTATGGCCTGGATCATAGGATGGGATTTAGTCCTTGAATATGCATTAAGCGCGGCTACCGTTGCTTCCAGCTGGTCACAGTATTTCTCTCAGTTCCTGTTAGAATTCGGTATCCATTTCCCTCAAAACCTGTTACATGGCCCATGGGAAGGTGGAATTGTCAATGTACCGGCAATTGTTATTGTTTGCTTGTTATCTCTGTTATTGATGAGAGGTACCAAAGACTCTTCCTCTGTCAATAACGTTTTGGTTATTGTAAAAGTAGCCGTAGTATTAATCTTTATTATTTTAGGATGGAGCTTTATCAATCCAGCCAATCACCATCCGTTTATCCCGGTTAACCCAGGTGAAGACGCTGTAAAAGCAGGTACAAGAGGATTCATGGAATTCTTTTCGAGTGATGACTTCGGACACTTTGGTATTAGCGGTGTATTGCGTGGTGCAGGCGTTGTGTTTTTTGCCTTTATCGGTTTTGATGCCGTAAGTACAGCAGCACAGGAGGCTAAAAATCCACAAAAAGGAATGCCAATTGGTATTATCGGTTCATTGATCGTTTGTACTTTATTATATGTATTGTTCTCTTACGTGATGACAGGACTGGAAAACTACACCAAATTTGCAGGTGATGCCAAACCAGTTGCTACGGCTTTCGCGCAAACAGGATATACCTTCTTAAACCGCTTTTTAATGATTGCCATTCTTGCTGGTTATACCTCAGTAATCCTGGTGATGTTATTAGGCCAGAGCCGTGTATTCTATAGTATGAGTAAAGATGGGTTATTGCCTAAAATATTCTCAGACCTTCACCCTAAAAACCAGACTCCATGGAAAACTAACCTTGTGTTTATGGTTTTCGTAAGTATCTTCACAGGCTTTGTGCCGGTCTCAGACTTAGGTCACATGGTGAGTATCGGTACTTTATTTGCCTTCTCACTGGTTTGTATTGGCGTATTGATTTTAAGAAAAACCAATCCTGAACTGGAAAGACCATTCCGTACCCCATGGGTTCCTTTGATCCCTATCTTGGGTATCGTGGTTTGTGTACTGATGATGGCTTCTCTGCCTATCGTAAGCTGGGAACGTTTAGCGATCTGGATGGCTCTAGGTGTAGTTATTTATTACGCTTACAGTAAGAAACATAGTAAGATCAGAAATGAATATAATGAGAGCTTGCCAAAATAAGCACTCTGTAAAATGAATAAAATAAAAAAGCCACTTATAAGTGGCTTTTTTATTTTATTCATTTTACATTTACACAAAAAACACCATGAAATTCAATCTAAGTCAAATACTCTCAACCTCAATGGTTTTGTTTGCGATCATTGATATCTTAGGTGCTATTCCCGTGGTGATTCAGCTTCGCAGGAAGGCAGGTCATATTGAGTCAGAAAAAGCGACAATTGTGGCCACTTCACTGATGATTATTTTCCTTTTTGCAGGAGAAACTATGTTAAAAATCATCGGGCTGGATGTACAATCTTTTGCTATTGCCGGTTCCCTGGTAATCTTTTGTATCGCTATGGAAATGGTGTTAGGGCTTACCTTGTTTCACGAAGATGCTCCCGAGACAGTTTCCATCGTTCCTTTAGCCTTTCCGCTGATTGCAGGCGCAGGAACAATGACTACCCTGCTTTCGCTTAAAACCCAATATGATACTCAAAATATAATTATAGGTATCCTGATCAATATGACATTCGTCTATTTTGTATTAAAGAATACCGAACGTCTGGAAAAACTATTTGGGAAATCAGGCTTAAACGTATTAAGAAAGGCATTTGGCGTGATCTTGCTCGCTATTGCAATTAAGCTATTCAGAAGTAATACAGGATTATAATCTCCCTCTAATAAGAAAAAAGGGTTTGTCTGAAAATCTCAGACAGACCCTTTTTTATCATATAAACTGAAAGCTCTTAATCTTTTTTAATCAGCCTTGCGATAAACATCGTATCGGCCTTATCATTGTAACCTGTAATGCTCTGCATACTTTCCAGTGTCAATGGTAAATTAGCAAGCAGGTAATCAATCACCTCTTCATTCTCCTTCTTAAATACCGAACAGGTGATGTAAAGTAATGGTTTACCCGTTTTAAGATATTTTACAACCCGTTCTGCAATGCTCTTCTGAAGCTTCGAGAAGTAATCTATTTTATGTGCATCAAAATGAACAAGCATTTCCGGCGTGCGTCCCCAGGTTCCTGATCCCGTACAAGGTGCATCCAGGATGATCCCATCAAACACATAATCATGCAAGTCCTGATCATTATTCTGCAACAGATCCAGTACTTTTTTATGATACTTCTTAATCCCGGCAGCTTCAAAGCGTTCATCCAGGTTATGCAGACTGTTCTCCCTGACATCACTCACCAACAACTCTATTTTAGGCTGCATATCGTGCAGCAGGAGAGACTTTCCACCAGAAGCGGCACAACAATCCCACCAATAGTCATAAGGCTGCGGAGCGAAGAATTCACCCGTTTTCTGAGAGGATAAATCCTGAACCTGGTAATACTGATCTTCAGGTAACAGTTTCTCCAGCTTCGTTCCGTTGGGTAAAGCCAGTGTTTTTTCACTGATTTCCTTCACAGCTACTTCTGCCGCAACCAGTAAATCGAAGATTTTTTTATGATGTACCGCCTTAATCCTCAGAAACAAATCTGGCTGAATGAAAAATGACTGTAAGAAATCTGTAGTATCAATTCCTTCAGACAATTCAGCCGTAAAAGAAAACACCTCCGTTAACTTAAATTTCGGAAAAGTATCTTCAACAAGTTTTAACTTCGCCTGTATCGGTAATAACAATTGCTCTTTAAACTGAGGCAGGTAATGATTGATCATCAGACTCTCCGTTTGATTACACAGGAAATCTGCGATGGCAAGGCGTAATAACTGCTTTTCTTTTTTCAGTGCCTGTCCCAAACGGAAATAGCTATACAGATAGCGGGTTACCCAGCGTCTGTCTGACGAGCCCATTTGCTTGTGCTGTTTAAAATAAGTAAACAGGAACCTGTGCAAAGGTAAAACCCCATCATATTGCTTGAAGACATCCTCAAAGGAACGGATCTGATATTCTAATTTCATTCGGTATTTATTGTTTCAGCAGTAGATTAAACCTTATTCTATCGGGTTTAATGCAAAGTTTTTATATTCCAATAAGAACAAACTGGTATTGATATAACCCAGTTTATCATCTTTGATAAAGCGGAAAGAGTTTTCTAATCCGTCATAATGCTCCTGCGTCAGATGCTTCAGATAACCAGCACCATGCTCAGCGAACAATTTCCCGAAGAAAAACCCAACATCAAATCCTTTAAAAGAGTATTCCGCAGGCTCAAACTTGTTAAGCTGACGGTATTTTCTTACAAAATTAATGACATCCCGGCTCTTATAATCTACAAAATAAGAAGTGGTAATTTTGGTACGCAGCAACTGTAATTTCTCTATATTATAATTTTGCTTGCCCCAGTTCGGATGGCCAAACAATTCAATATTGCTGCCCGCAGTTTTCATCTTTGCCAGCTTATCTATGCTGCCTACTACAAAGGCCCTGTCAGCCGAAGAAATCAGCACCGCATATTGTTTACCGGGAACCATTTTCGTTTCCATGGCAAATACAGAAGCATACTCCTGAAAAATATAACGTGAACCTCTGCCCTTCTGGAAATAATCACGCAATGGATTGCCTAATACTTCATCTGCGGATTTCTTTGGATTGATCAGCACAACTATTGCTTTTCCCGGATCATACTCTCTTCTGATATAATCACCAATTTTATCTGCATGCAGATCAATATTATTGACAATAGAGATCAGGTTTGGATTATTGAATTCATCAGGATGTGTAGCCGCCAGAGGCGAAACCACAGGAATATTATTGGCAATAGAATAATTGGTAATAAACTTAACCCCATCAGGAAATACAGGGCCGATAATTAAGTTTGTACCTGCCAGCTGACCCGACTTCAGTAAAGAAGTAATCTGAACATTATTATCACGCGTGTCCAGCACCTTTACCTTAAAGTTCATACCGGCAGCGGCAGCAGAGTCGATCCCCATTTTAAAGCCCTGATAAAAATCAATGGCCATCGCAGACTTTTCCATTTCAGCTTTATTACCAGCTTTAATTCTGGCACTGTTCAGGTTAAGCGGGATCAGCAAAGAAATATTGGCCTCAGTGAATTTCTTCTCTGAGGCTGCATCCTTTTTGTCTTCTTTATTTCCGATTTCTTTTTTAGGTGACTTATTTGTCCTGGTCTTTGGCGAACAGGCCGCCAGGCAGAAACAAATAAATAGCAGACACCAGAATCTATTCCCACTCAATCGTTGCAGGTGGTTTTGAACTAATATCATATACGACCCTATTAATACCTTTGACTTTATTGATGATTTCATTAGAAATTTTCGCAAGAACCGGGTAAGGCAAATGACACCAGTCGGCAGTCATCCCATCCACAGATTCCACAGCACGAAGACAGATTACGTTTTCGTAAGTACGTTCATCGCCCATTACACCTACCGATTGAACCGGAAGGAATATAGCTCCTGCCTGCCAAACCTGGTCGTATAAACCTGCCTCTTTAAGATTATTAATATAGATAGCGTCAGCTTCCTGAAGGATAGCTACTTTTTCTTCGGTCACATCACCCAGAATACGAATCGCTAAACCTGGTCCCGGGAAAGGGTGACGGCCTAAGATAAATGCTTCTAAACCTAATGACTTACCTACTCTTCTTACTTCATCTTTAAATAAAGTATTCAAAGGTTCCACGACTTTAAGTTTCATGAAATCTGGTAAACCACCAACGTTATGGTGAGATTTAATAGTTGCTGAAGGGCCTTTTACAGAAATTGACTCAATGACATCAGGATAGATTGTACCCTGTGCAAGCCATTTTACATCCTGTACTTCATGCGCTGCATCATCAAATACTTCGATGAATACACGGCCTATAGCTTTACGTTTCAGCTCAGGATCTTTAATACCAGCAAGCTGACTTAAAAAACGGTCCTTTGCATCAACACCTTTAATATTTAAACCTAAATGTTTGTATTGTTCCAGAACCGCAGCATACTCATCTTTACGTAATAAGCCGTTGTCTACAAAAATACAGTGGAGGTTAGTTCCGATAGCTTTGTGTAAAAGAATTGCTGCAACACTTGAATCCACACCACCAGAAAGACCTAAAACAACTTTATCGTCGCCTAATTTCTCTTTCAAAGCAGCAATGGTAGTTTCAACAAAAGCATCCGCAGTCCAGTTCTGGCTGCAACCACAAATATCTACCAGGAAGTTTTCCAGTAATTGTTTTCCATCCGTGCTGTGTGTTACTTCAGGGTGGAACTGAATGGCATAAGTATCCGAGTTTTTTACATGGAAACCGGCAACTTTTACACTGTCAGTACTTGCTATGATCTCAAAATTTTCAGGAACCACAGTAATGGTATCACCATGTGACATCCAGACCTGAGAATTTAAATCTATATTTTTTAATAATTTACTGGTTGACTGAACGAAATTCAGATTTGCTCTTCCATATTCACGTGTTGAAGAAGGCTGAACTTCACCGCCTGAATGCTGTGCAAGATATTGTGCACCGTAACAAACAGCCAGCACCGGAAATTTCTGATGAAAGCGTGTTAAATCAATTTGAGGTGCATCTTCCTGACGCACAGAGTATGGGCTACCTGAAAAGATAATACCTTTAACATCTGATAAGGTTTCCGGAATATTATTAAATGGATGTATTTCGCAATAAACATTTAGCTCACGCACCCTGCGGGCTATCAATTGTGTGAATTGAGATCCAAAATCGATAATGATGATTTTTTCTAGCATGGCCAAAGTTAGTATTTATTCACTTCAACACCGAATCTTTTTAAGAAATCCACACCCTCATCGCTCGGCAGCCCTTTGTAAGCTGCATAAGAGTCTTTAAAATAAACAACTTTTATCCCTGACGAAAGGATTAATCGTGCACACGCAATACAAGGAGAAAGCGTCGTATATAATGTTGATCCTTCAATCTTTGACCCATTTCTGGAGGCATATAAAATCGCGTTTTCTTCTGCATGCAAGGCTAGCGAACAACTCCCTCTGGAATCTTTTTCACAGCCTGTATCCGGCCATTCCTCATCACAATTATGTGTACCCGATGGCGGCCCGTTATACCCGATAGAAATGATCCGGGTATCTTTTGTCAATACAGCACCTACCTGTGCCCTTACACAATGAGATCTGGCGGCAAGATCTACCGCCAGATTCATATAAATATCATTAAAACCAGGTTTAACTGTCATAAAATTAGTGACCCCCTTCTGCTTCGATATGTTCAACATCAATTCCTTGTCTCTTCAATACCGAACTCACTTTCCATGCAAAGAATATCAGGTAAACAAACCCAAACAACGGGATAATATAAGAATGGTGGATACCATGTGTATCTGCTAATTGTCCCTGTACCGGTGGTAAAATAGCACCACCTAAGATCATCATAATCAGGAATGATGAACCCTGGCTTGTATATTTACCTAATCCTGTAATTGATAAGGCAAAGATAGAAGGCCACATAATTGAACAGCATAAACCACCACTGATAAACGCAAATGTCGCAACCTCACCTGTAGTCATTAAACCAACAAGCATACAAATTACGCCTAACGTGGCGAAAATAGCCAGTGTTTTAGCTGGTTTCTCCTGACCAAGGAAAAATCCTACGATCAATACCGCTACACAAACACCATAGATATATAAGTTACCTACATCTGTACCTGTAAAATGGTTCACTAAAAGAATCACGCCAAAGGCTACAAAAGGGACAACAACAGTTAATATGTTCTTTGTAATTTTTGATAAATTAAAGGCACTCACCGCCCCCGTCCAACGACCAATCATCATACTTCCCCAATATAAAGCTATATAAGGTTTAATCGCAGACTCAGGGAAGCCACCAAACTCTTTGAGGTGAAGTAAAGCACCTAAATTACTTTGGATCGTTACCTCAACCCCTACATAAGTAAAGATTGCGATCATTCCCATAATCAGCTGAGGATATTGCATTGCACCCCATTGATTTCCATTCTCTTTCTTTTTAAGCAGTACAAAGATCAATGCACCGATAATAATAGCCAGTGAAGAGTATACAAAGTTTGCTTCAGGCAAGTTCGTTAAACCAGCTAGCGGTTTAGCTGCAAGTACCATTAAAAATCCAAGGATAATTACTAAAAGCGGCCCGTTTGATTTTGGACTGGCTTCCATCGTTTCTTTACTGGTTACTTCAGGTAATTTAGTGATGGCATAGAAACCAGCAACTAATAAGAATAATCCTGAAAGGGCATAGTATAAGGTAGTAATTGAAGAAATCTCTACTGTTTTTGCTACTGCATCACTTGCAGAACCAAATAGTACCAGACTCACAATAACCGGGCCCATCAAACCACCAAAGTTATTTACTCCACCTGCAAGATTAAGGCGGTGTGTTCCGCTTTCTGGCGCACCCAGGGCCACCACAAATGGTTGCGCCGCTGTTTGCTGTAAAGAGAAACCTATTGCAATGACGAAAAAGGCGATTAAAATGAAAAAGAATGATCCTGAATGAACAGCAGGAACCATTAACAGGGCACCACCGGCAGAAACAATCAAACCAAGGATAATCCCTTTTTTGTAACCTATTTTGTTTAGGATATCTACTTTACTTGCCTGAGAGGCAAAGTATAAAATCAATGAACCAATAAAGTATCCGCCATAGAACGTAAAGTCAATCAGTTGAGATTCAAATTGTGTGAGGTTGAAATGTGACTTACAGAAAGGTATAAAGATACCATTCGATGCGGCCACGAAGCCCCAGAAAAAGAACACGGTGATGATCGAATACAACGCCGTTCCATAGTTTTGTTGTTTTTGGTTTTCCATTGATTATGCAAGTTTTTTTTTGGTTGTTTGAAACTATCTTGTGCTTAGGATTGTTCCATATAATTATAGTCAGGATATTATCAATACTTAGTGTCGATAATACAAGGCATAAACATAATTAAAATATTGTGTATAGTGTA
The DNA window shown above is from Pedobacter cryoconitis and carries:
- a CDS encoding deoxycytidylate deaminase — translated: MTVKPGFNDIYMNLAVDLAARSHCVRAQVGAVLTKDTRIISIGYNGPPSGTHNCDEEWPDTGCEKDSRGSCSLALHAEENAILYASRNGSKIEGSTLYTTLSPCIACARLILSSGIKVVYFKDSYAAYKGLPSDEGVDFLKRFGVEVNKY
- a CDS encoding MFS transporter; translation: MENQKQQNYGTALYSIITVFFFWGFVAASNGIFIPFCKSHFNLTQFESQLIDFTFYGGYFIGSLILYFASQASKVDILNKIGYKKGIILGLIVSAGGALLMVPAVHSGSFFFILIAFFVIAIGFSLQQTAAQPFVVALGAPESGTHRLNLAGGVNNFGGLMGPVIVSLVLFGSASDAVAKTVEISSITTLYYALSGLFLLVAGFYAITKLPEVTSKETMEASPKSNGPLLVIILGFLMVLAAKPLAGLTNLPEANFVYSSLAIIIGALIFVLLKKKENGNQWGAMQYPQLIMGMIAIFTYVGVEVTIQSNLGALLHLKEFGGFPESAIKPYIALYWGSMMIGRWTGAVSAFNLSKITKNILTVVVPFVAFGVILLVNHFTGTDVGNLYIYGVCVAVLIVGFFLGQEKPAKTLAIFATLGVICMLVGLMTTGEVATFAFISGGLCCSIMWPSIFALSITGLGKYTSQGSSFLIMMILGGAILPPVQGQLADTHGIHHSYIIPLFGFVYLIFFAWKVSSVLKRQGIDVEHIEAEGGH